GCATGGAAGTAGCAGCTGAAATTCTGCTCGAAAGAAAGATTGGCGGTTTGCCCGTTGTGGACGAATTCGGGCTTGTCGGCATTGTAACTGAGGTCGATGTATACCGTTTTCTGACTACTGTAACCGGAGTCAGCAAGGGAAGTTCCCAGTTTGCTTTTGTACTGGAAGACACTGCGACCGCCCTTGAGGAATTACTTAGTGACCTTTGGACAAGGGGAGTAAGACTTTCTACTGTATTTACTTCTTATGAAGGTGTTGAGCAAGGTGCTCGCCGTGTTTTTATCTGGGTTCAGAAACTGGATGATTATGCTGTGGATACTTTGGTTATGCATTTGAAGAAGGCTTATGATCTTAAATACCATGTTCATAGAGGCGAGACCTACAAAAACGAATTCTAAGACTGGAAGTATTCAGCAATAAAAGAGCCGCAGTGGATTTTTCCCGCTGCGGCTCTTTTTGTGAAATGTTCTTACAGTAATTTCATTTTTTTTGCTTCTTCATATATTTCAATTGAAATCATGTTCAGCGTAAGCAGGGCACCAATTATATTAATGTTCTTTTCTATTGCATATATTTCAGCAGATAAGAACTGTGCTTCCGTTAAAATACCTCTTTGCAATAACCACCCTTTCAGTTCTGTTGGGGACTCTTTGGAAGTGTCCGAGGTATTGGACTTAACGCCAGCCTTTAAAAGAGTCTTCAGATTATCAAGTCTTCGGGCAAGGTCTTTGCGCTTGTCCCGCAAATCCTGCAACTCATCATTCAGCTGCTTTTCTTTGTTGCTGATGTCATCTGATTTAAGTTCAAAGGTGCCGTTAAGGCCTTTGCATGCAACAATTGTTGCTAGTATTCCGGCTGAGACAAATAGTATTGAAAAGATCATAGCAGTATAATTTAAAGTTAATTCTGGCGACTAAGCGTCATCCCAGTGCTGGTTCAGGTCATTAAGTTTTGCTTCGGTTCTTGCAATTTCCTTTTCAATCAAACTTATCTCAGAACGGACTTTATCCTTTGATTTTTCCATGTGTGCCTGTTTTAACTCGAAAGCTTTTTTCTTCTGCGCCAACTTTGCGTTTTGTGCAGAATAAGTGGAGTAAATAATGAAGGCAAAAATGATTAACGAGATCGAGACTACAAGAATTTCCGTCATGATAAATGAGTCCTGTATGGATTTGGTGGAAAAACATTAGTTTATATGGCCTACTTGTTCAAGAGGAAATAGCTGCAAAGCGGAAACTAACTGTAATCACGGAGATGACTCGGGATAAATAGCCCGTCGGAATGATAATACTGTTTTAATTTTTAGCTAAGTGAGTTATTCTGCCAGTATGATTCTTTTATTACGCACCAGCTTATTAATTGAGGGTATGCATGCATACTGATAGTTTATTCGCAGATGATGAATTAATTTTTCCCGGGGATGCTTCAGGCGAAGCTGTGGCACCGTCCCGCGAACCGTGGCATGTGCTGATCGTCGATGACGAACCGGATGTTCATTCCATGACCAGGATGGTTCTAGGTGATTTCGAGTTCGAGGGACGCGCTCTTGAATTCACCAGTACATATTCCGGGGAGGAAGCAATTGAGGTTTTAGAGGGAGAAAACGATTATGCGGTGGTGCTCCTTGACGTTGTCATGGAGACCAATACTGCCGGACTGGATGTCGCACACCGGATTAGAAATGATCTCAACAACCAGTTCATCAGGGTCATCCTTCGTACAGGCCAGCCCGGGTTTGCACCGGAACATACTGTTATAACAGAACTGGAGATAAACGATTACTGGCAGAAAGCTGAACTGACTTCGAAGAGGTTGAGCACCTCTATGACGACTGCTCTTCGCTCATACCGGGACTTGCTCAAGATTGAGTTGAACCGTGGAAGTCTGGCCCAGATGGCCATGTCCGTAGCGCATCAGATACGTAACCGAACCATGACCATTAATGGTTTTGCCGGAATAGTCGCCCGCAAACTTGATCCTGATTCCGAGATTCAGGAATACCTTAGGACCATAGCGCACGAAACTGCACGTCTGGAAGATATTGTTAAAAGTGTTTCTGCTTTTGCTTCCATCGATCACTGTGATCATTATAGTGCTGAAGTCGAAGATGTGATGGATGAAGCTCTGGAATTCTGCCATGGGTATGCTAGAAATCTGGGCCGTGATGTTCAATTAAACGTAGATGTCGTTAGTAAGACTATAGATGCCCGTCCAGATCTGCTGGCAAAGGTTATAATCGAACTGGTTTCTAATGCGATATACTTTTCTGACGAGCAAAATCCTAAGGTTGATATAAGTTTTAAAGTGGAAGGTGTATATAATGTGCTGCAAGTAGCAGACAACGGGATCTGTATATCAGAAACAGATATGCCATACATCTTTGATCCTTTCTTTACTACCAGACCCGAAGCAGTGGGAATGGGACTATGTATTGTAAATAGAATTACCAGTGGATATAACTGGAATACAACTGTTTCCTGCTCAGATGATGGAGGAGCTGTTTTCAGGGTGGAAATTCCGCTGTGATATGCAAGTGAGGTCTGTTTATGGTTGATAGTTCAAATTCAGTTGATAATGATGAGCTCCTTTTTGCGGATGAAGCGCCAGAAGTGAGCAATGTAAGAGTCGTTAAAAATTGGAAAATACTTATCGTAGATGATGAGGATGATGTTCATAGTACCACGCGGCTTGTGTTGGCGGATTTCTCTTTTGAGGGTGCCGGCCTTGAGTTTTTGAGTGCGTATTCGGCTGAAGAGGCACTCTCTATTTTAAAAGAGTATCCGGACATTGCCGTTATCCTGCTTGATGTTGTCATGGAAACAAATCATGCCGGTCTTCAATTAGTGCGGACTATCCGTGAAGAAATGAAGAACCGTATGGTTCGTATTATTTTGCGTACAGGGCAGCCGGGGCAGGCTCCTGAACGGCAGGTCATTATTGAGTACGATATTAATGACTACAAACATAAGGCAGAGCTTACAGCGCAACGGTTGTTTACTTCTGTTCTCTCCTCACTGCGTTCATACAGGGACTTGCTGGTTATTGAGCAAAACCGCAGAGGACTTAAGCATATTATTGAGGCTTCAGGCAGTCTTTTCAAGCAGCAATCTGTTGGACGTCTTGCCCAAGGAGTACTTACACAGGTTATTTCCCTGATCGGTCTGCGTGACTCTGTTTACATAGAAGGTAATGGAGTTGCTGTAACCAGTCCTGAGCATGGTAATATGCGGATAATTGCATCAACAGGTAAATACTCAGAATGTAAGGCCTCAATTGAAGATTGCCCGGTTATTTCAGATCGAACCAAGGAACAGTTGAGACAAGTTAGTAAGAATGGGGCCGGCTGTTTTATTGACTGTAATTACATAGGGTTCCTGCCAACACGACACCATGGTTCGCATCTATTATATGTGGAAAGCTGTGGTAACGAGTTCAGCGAACAGGATGAAGATCTGCTGCGTATCTTCTCAGACAATGTAGGTGTCGCTTTCGACAATATTTATCTTAATCAGGAAATTCTGGATACACAGAAAGAAATTGTGCGCATGCTTGGCGAGGTAGTTGAATTCCGTTCCAAGGAAACAGCTTTTCATGTCATTCGGGTTTCTGAAATTGCCAGGATTCTGGGAATGGCTTTGGGACTTGATCCGACTAAAGTGGATGAACTTTACTATGCTTCACCGATGCATGATGTCGGAAAAATCGGTATTCCTGATTCAATTCTTCTCAAGCCTGGTAAGCTCACCAGCGAAGAAGTTAAGATTATGCGTACGCATACAGAAATAGGGTACAATATCTTGCGGGCAAGTAACCGCCAATTGCTTAAAACAGCGGCCACAATCGCCCACGAGCACCATGAATACTGGGATGGATCGGGGTATCCTCAGGGTTTAAAGGGAGAGGAGATTAGTATTGCCGGACGTATTATCTGTATTACCGATGTGTTCGATGCCTTATGCAGCGAGAGAGTATATAAAGATTCATGGGAAGTGGAACGGGCACTGGATTATCTCAAATCACACCGGGAAACAATGTTTGATCCAAACTTGGTAGATGCTTTTTTTGAGAATCTGGACAAGATTATGGCTGTTAGGGAAAAGTATAAGGATGTTTTGTAGAGTAAAAAAAAGGGGAAGTTCTTACTTCCCCTTTTTTTGTAGTGAGATTATTTTTTCTTTTTCCAGGAATTTTCTTCGCCTTTAGCCAAACGTCTTATGTTTTCCCTGTGAGTCCAGAACAGTAGCAGGGTCATTCCGCATGCCAGCGGAACCATGCCGATAGAACCAGTTACCAGAGAGAAGAACGGCAGTGCCACCGCAAAGGTCAGCGACCCCATAGAAACAAATCCGGAAAGGCCGATAACTGCCAGCAGTAAGATGATGGAGTATATCGTCGCCACGGGGGCCAGCGCCAGAAACACGCCGATAGTTGTGGCAACAGCTTTGCCGCCTTTCATATCAAGAAATATGGAAAATACATGTCCAAGAACCGCAGCCGCGGCAACAAGGGAGATGAAAACCCAGTTATGGCTGTACTGGCATGCCATGAGCACAGGAACAAAACCTTTTGCTACATCGAGAACCAGAGCTGCCACACCATACTTGAATCCGCACAGGCGGGCGACGTTTGTGGCTCCGGTGCTTTTGCTGCCTTCGGTACGAATGTCCAGGTTGCAGCATATTTTGCCGATAAAAAGTCCAAAGGGAATGGATCCCAGAAAGTAGGCGAAAACCAGCCAGAATATCCAGAGCATGCGCTAACTCCTTAAAGTATTTTTCCGTTGCAGATCTGTCGTTTGAATTCTTCTGCCGTCCCCTTTGCAGAAATACACGTACAGTCTGTAAGTTTCCGTTTGATGTGGTGATTAAGGCCACTTGCTGCCTTAAAAAACAAAATTACATATATGCTAATTCCAGCTAAAATAACAGCCGGAAATAAGCGTTTACTTTTCCCAAAATTATTCTTCCATAGCCTCAACAACCCGCAATTCATTGGTTAGCGGATCAATTTTATTGAAGCGTATCTGGAATTCCTGCCCCGGGTACAGCTTGTCGCCGAGCATCGGACGGGGAACCCGTACATTGATCTGTATTTCAGGCATGGCTAATGTAGCGAGAGGGCCGCTATCATCGACAACCACACTGTGGTGCCAGCTTTTTTTGTTCTGTGCCAGGTAAAGCAGCTTCCAGTAACGAGGCCTGAAGCGTTGAATTTTTATCACTGATTGCAAACGTAATTGCAAGCTGTCTGCTATGTTCTTTAGCGTTTCCGCATCCCATTTAGGCAGGCCTTCCACAAGATAGTGGCAGAGCTGGGCCATATTCAGGAAATCGGCATACCTTCTGAGGGGAGATGTGATAGGGCTGTATCCGGTAACGGCAAGCGTGGCGTGCTTTTTTGGTGTGGTATCCATTTGAGGTGGAACCATTTGCCGAACGCGGATATAGATTTCATGCGGTTCAGTGATAATGCCGCTCAGGTCAGAAGGCAGGGCTATATCTTGTGTCCGGTAGAGAAGGGGAAAGCCTTTTTCTTCCGCGAAGTTACCAAGACCGGAGTTGGCAAGTATCATGAATTCACTTATGATCTGGTCTGCGCGGGTAGTTGCTTCTTTAGAAGAAATCAATACTTTGGTCTGCTGCGGCCACCCTTCAAGAGCAAGTTCCGGCTCCGGTCTGCGGATCACAATAGCTCCATGCTTAATGCGTTCCTGCAAAAGTTTTTCAGAAAGTTCATAAGCAAGCGCCATTTCATCGTCACTGCCGTCTTCAAGCATCTGCTCAACTGCTAGGTAAGTTGAGTTGTCGGTTATTTTGACCCAGCCTGTATGCGGAGTTACAGATTGCAGAATTCCTGACTCGTTCAGTTCAAAAGTTGTGACCAGGGCCGGTCTTATTTCTCCGGAAAAAAGACTGAAAGCACCGATGCCTAGCGCCTCAGGCATCATGTGGCTGGTACCTTCAGGGAGATAAATACTCGTACTGCGGTTCATTACAGCCTGATCCAGAGGGGACCCGAAATCCCAATCCATGCACGGTCTGGCGAGAGCTATGGTAAGGGTATATCCGCCGTCTTCCCTTTTTTTGATATTAAAGGCATCGTCAATATCTCTGGTCGTTGCGGAATCAATACTGCGCATGGGCAGCGGGCAGATGTTCCCTGCTTTTGTTTCAACTGCTTTAACCAATCTTTCAATGTCGGCGCTGTGCTCTTCCGACCAGCTGTCGTCGAAGATATATTCAGCTTCGTCCAGCAGGTAGTTATGGTGCGGATGAACTATGCCCCATCCCTGTGCCAGCAGCAGCGGCAGGTGCGGATGGTCAGGTAAACCCTTACGCAATACAGACCACATTTTATTGGAATTTTCTTCATTAAGGCCGGCAATACGGTCCATGAGAAAATTTTTCAGTCCTTCAGCGATCTTGTCCGACATTTCGGGAATACGGTCCGGCCTGATTTTTCCCCCGGATTCTCGGGCGGTCCAAATATTTTTGAAAAGTTCCTGTCCGGCGCTCATGATTTCTTCATGCGCTTTTTCCTCCGCCTGCTGCTGTAAGCGGAGTTCAACTTTTTCTTGCGTGTAGATTATGAATTCAGGAGCCTGAAATTTAAAGTGGGTCTTTGCCGCGATCATGGCCCGCCCAAGGGCGGATACCTGATCTTCATCAGGATTTTCCCAAAGAAGTCCGGCAAACCAACTTAGAGGGGCTTTTTCTACTTCGCCCTGCGCCAGTTCCCATATTTCCATGATATCAAGGCTTGCTTGCAGCTCGCCTCTTTTTTCCTGATGCGTGACCATATAATCAAGCATTTCCTGACGAGTGGCGGACGCTGAATATTGTGGCCCGATCCATGGGAGCACCCGTGCCGCAGGCATTTTGGTTTCGCGTTTATTAATGGTGTAAAGCTTAAGCTTCCCGGATTGTTCTTCCATGACAAATGCCAGTTGCGGCTGGTTGCCGTGCATGAATTCTACAATATTTCCGGGTGCTATGTAGCGTCCATCCTTGAATAGGGACATGTAAATCCTTTCGGGAACTCCTGTGTTTGCCGAAACAGTAAACGTTTCCCGTTTCCCATCTGTGCGCAATCAGATGGAAGTGTTGTTCAAACTTATTAGT
Above is a genomic segment from Maridesulfovibrio sp. containing:
- the plsY gene encoding glycerol-3-phosphate 1-O-acyltransferase PlsY, whose translation is MLWIFWLVFAYFLGSIPFGLFIGKICCNLDIRTEGSKSTGATNVARLCGFKYGVAALVLDVAKGFVPVLMACQYSHNWVFISLVAAAAVLGHVFSIFLDMKGGKAVATTIGVFLALAPVATIYSIILLLAVIGLSGFVSMGSLTFAVALPFFSLVTGSIGMVPLACGMTLLLFWTHRENIRRLAKGEENSWKKKK
- a CDS encoding HAMP domain-containing sensor histidine kinase, with amino-acid sequence MHTDSLFADDELIFPGDASGEAVAPSREPWHVLIVDDEPDVHSMTRMVLGDFEFEGRALEFTSTYSGEEAIEVLEGENDYAVVLLDVVMETNTAGLDVAHRIRNDLNNQFIRVILRTGQPGFAPEHTVITELEINDYWQKAELTSKRLSTSMTTALRSYRDLLKIELNRGSLAQMAMSVAHQIRNRTMTINGFAGIVARKLDPDSEIQEYLRTIAHETARLEDIVKSVSAFASIDHCDHYSAEVEDVMDEALEFCHGYARNLGRDVQLNVDVVSKTIDARPDLLAKVIIELVSNAIYFSDEQNPKVDISFKVEGVYNVLQVADNGICISETDMPYIFDPFFTTRPEAVGMGLCIVNRITSGYNWNTTVSCSDDGGAVFRVEIPL
- a CDS encoding DUF3369 domain-containing protein; the encoded protein is MVDSSNSVDNDELLFADEAPEVSNVRVVKNWKILIVDDEDDVHSTTRLVLADFSFEGAGLEFLSAYSAEEALSILKEYPDIAVILLDVVMETNHAGLQLVRTIREEMKNRMVRIILRTGQPGQAPERQVIIEYDINDYKHKAELTAQRLFTSVLSSLRSYRDLLVIEQNRRGLKHIIEASGSLFKQQSVGRLAQGVLTQVISLIGLRDSVYIEGNGVAVTSPEHGNMRIIASTGKYSECKASIEDCPVISDRTKEQLRQVSKNGAGCFIDCNYIGFLPTRHHGSHLLYVESCGNEFSEQDEDLLRIFSDNVGVAFDNIYLNQEILDTQKEIVRMLGEVVEFRSKETAFHVIRVSEIARILGMALGLDPTKVDELYYASPMHDVGKIGIPDSILLKPGKLTSEEVKIMRTHTEIGYNILRASNRQLLKTAATIAHEHHEYWDGSGYPQGLKGEEISIAGRIICITDVFDALCSERVYKDSWEVERALDYLKSHRETMFDPNLVDAFFENLDKIMAVREKYKDVL
- a CDS encoding ribonuclease catalytic domain-containing protein, whose translation is MSLFKDGRYIAPGNIVEFMHGNQPQLAFVMEEQSGKLKLYTINKRETKMPAARVLPWIGPQYSASATRQEMLDYMVTHQEKRGELQASLDIMEIWELAQGEVEKAPLSWFAGLLWENPDEDQVSALGRAMIAAKTHFKFQAPEFIIYTQEKVELRLQQQAEEKAHEEIMSAGQELFKNIWTARESGGKIRPDRIPEMSDKIAEGLKNFLMDRIAGLNEENSNKMWSVLRKGLPDHPHLPLLLAQGWGIVHPHHNYLLDEAEYIFDDSWSEEHSADIERLVKAVETKAGNICPLPMRSIDSATTRDIDDAFNIKKREDGGYTLTIALARPCMDWDFGSPLDQAVMNRSTSIYLPEGTSHMMPEALGIGAFSLFSGEIRPALVTTFELNESGILQSVTPHTGWVKITDNSTYLAVEQMLEDGSDDEMALAYELSEKLLQERIKHGAIVIRRPEPELALEGWPQQTKVLISSKEATTRADQIISEFMILANSGLGNFAEEKGFPLLYRTQDIALPSDLSGIITEPHEIYIRVRQMVPPQMDTTPKKHATLAVTGYSPITSPLRRYADFLNMAQLCHYLVEGLPKWDAETLKNIADSLQLRLQSVIKIQRFRPRYWKLLYLAQNKKSWHHSVVVDDSGPLATLAMPEIQINVRVPRPMLGDKLYPGQEFQIRFNKIDPLTNELRVVEAMEE
- a CDS encoding CBS and ACT domain-containing protein: MLVGDWMTKEVLTIQPGAPILDAMVMMRDAGIRQIPVTEASGLVAGIVSDRDIRDAMPSKFLPGDTASGNGEGLMGLKIKDIMTHDPYIVSPDTCMEVAAEILLERKIGGLPVVDEFGLVGIVTEVDVYRFLTTVTGVSKGSSQFAFVLEDTATALEELLSDLWTRGVRLSTVFTSYEGVEQGARRVFIWVQKLDDYAVDTLVMHLKKAYDLKYHVHRGETYKNEF